The Microbacterium sp. LWH7-1.2 genome window below encodes:
- a CDS encoding CDP-alcohol phosphatidyltransferase, with protein sequence MSTIAGVRVVPVWRRRLLLGGAIAALIALPLIPGVLATGSIADLVRIPVESIVALLVLALIPWRMLRLAVATAFGAFVALAVLLASIDRGYQSALGIHFVPLDWPQLGDAYGVLASAIGAAPATALFAAAVALVVAIGVAGGWGSLHVDAALRQRGDRGRGALAAVTVAWIVMAAVAPPLRIPDPVAAAASATSLGTAVSRAVSALETRARVAREVADDPFRDVPATDLLSALAGKDVLFVFVESYGRVALEGDGISDGVNDVLRRGDQTLAADGFTTRSAWLTSPTFGGVSWLAHATLQTGVWVDSQAVYDLVVRTDRLTLSAAFGRAGWHPVSDVPSNRHPWDVGSSFYRYETMLDATNVGYRGPSFGYARIPDQYTLKHFADHVLAYSDRPVMAEIDLVSSHTPWAPLPELVPWDDVGDGSIYNPQPGRGEQASEVWQDPEAVQRSYGRSVEYALGSVLSFLENVDDPGLVVVMLGDHQPAAIVSGDEAGRDVPVSVIARDPSVIDAIADWNWTTGLRPSDASPVWRMDAFRDRFFAAYGSAG encoded by the coding sequence GTGAGCACGATCGCCGGCGTGCGGGTCGTTCCGGTCTGGCGCCGGCGGCTCCTCCTCGGCGGCGCGATCGCAGCTCTGATCGCGCTTCCCCTCATACCCGGGGTGCTGGCGACAGGCTCGATCGCCGACCTCGTCCGCATCCCGGTCGAGTCGATCGTCGCGCTGCTGGTGCTCGCGCTGATCCCGTGGCGGATGCTGCGCCTCGCCGTCGCGACCGCGTTCGGGGCGTTCGTCGCCCTCGCCGTCCTCCTCGCGAGCATCGATCGCGGCTACCAGTCGGCGCTCGGCATCCACTTCGTGCCGCTGGATTGGCCCCAGCTGGGCGACGCGTACGGGGTCCTGGCCTCGGCGATCGGAGCGGCTCCGGCCACCGCGCTGTTCGCCGCAGCGGTCGCGCTGGTCGTCGCGATCGGGGTCGCGGGCGGATGGGGTTCGCTCCACGTCGACGCCGCGCTGCGACAGCGGGGCGACCGCGGGCGGGGTGCCCTCGCCGCCGTCACCGTGGCGTGGATCGTGATGGCGGCGGTGGCGCCGCCGCTGCGCATTCCGGATCCGGTCGCGGCCGCAGCATCCGCTACGTCCCTCGGCACCGCGGTGTCGCGAGCCGTGTCCGCGCTCGAGACGCGGGCCCGGGTCGCCCGCGAGGTCGCCGACGACCCGTTCAGGGACGTGCCGGCGACAGACCTGCTGAGCGCTCTCGCCGGCAAGGACGTGCTGTTCGTGTTCGTCGAGAGCTACGGCAGGGTCGCTCTCGAGGGCGACGGCATCTCGGACGGCGTGAACGACGTGCTGCGGCGTGGCGACCAGACGCTCGCGGCCGACGGCTTCACCACGCGGAGTGCCTGGCTGACGTCACCGACCTTCGGCGGCGTGAGCTGGCTCGCGCATGCGACCTTGCAGACCGGCGTGTGGGTCGACTCGCAGGCGGTGTACGACCTGGTGGTACGGACCGACCGCCTCACTCTCAGCGCGGCGTTCGGCCGTGCCGGCTGGCACCCCGTCAGCGACGTCCCGTCGAACCGGCATCCGTGGGATGTCGGCTCATCGTTCTACCGCTACGAAACGATGCTCGACGCGACGAACGTCGGCTATCGCGGGCCGTCGTTCGGGTACGCGCGCATCCCCGATCAGTACACGCTCAAGCACTTCGCCGACCACGTGCTCGCGTACTCGGACCGGCCGGTGATGGCGGAGATCGATCTGGTGTCGTCGCACACGCCGTGGGCGCCGCTGCCCGAGCTGGTGCCGTGGGACGACGTCGGCGACGGGTCGATCTACAACCCACAGCCGGGCCGTGGTGAGCAGGCGAGTGAGGTCTGGCAGGACCCGGAGGCGGTCCAGCGCTCCTATGGGAGATCGGTCGAGTACGCGCTGGGGTCGGTGCTCTCCTTCCTCGAGAACGTCGACGACCCGGGCCTGGTCGTCGTCATGCTCGGCGACCACCAGCCGGCGGCGATCGTGAGCGGCGACGAGGCCGGCCGGGACGTGCCGGTCAGCGTCATCGCGAGAGATCCGTCGGTGATCGACGCGATCGCCGACTGGAACTGGACGACGGGTCTGCGTCCGTCAGACGCGTCGCCGGTGTGGCGCATGGACGCCTTCCGCGACCGCTTCTTCGCGGCGTACGGCTCCGCCGGGTGA
- a CDS encoding alpha/beta fold hydrolase has product MDIILVAGLWMGGWAWYEVAPALEREGHRPVPLTLPGMGSADADRSAITLADHVAAVVAAIDEAPGEKVVLVGHSAGAGIVYAAADARPDRVARLILIGGFPTADGDPLLDGFATEGGELPLPPWSEFDEADLRDLGEGGMTAFRTYAIPSPAGVVTGIQRLGDERRLDIPVTAVATEYTVADLHGWIDAGAPPVQEFARLRDVTYVDLPTGHWPQLTRPQQLARIILAQPPLGDGTIAPEVETISPVAFHASEGVEDWRVLYWGAHAFFRADSLSQGARLVAEVAAIAEGLDHYPDIDLRPEGVFVKTFSRRDGALSRTDAELAASVSRAARELGLEADPSVLTVVGIAVAQGPDAHVRPFWSAALGYDPLGAEDAIDPLRRNPHVWFHPLAPPKPGRGRTHIDISVPRDQVEARVAAALAAGGRMADDSHAPQWWTLTSPDNHGVDIAAWTDDSDFAG; this is encoded by the coding sequence ATGGACATCATCCTGGTCGCAGGTCTGTGGATGGGCGGATGGGCGTGGTACGAGGTCGCGCCCGCCCTCGAACGGGAAGGGCATCGGCCGGTGCCGCTCACGCTTCCGGGTATGGGGTCGGCGGATGCCGACCGCTCCGCGATCACTCTGGCCGACCACGTCGCGGCCGTCGTCGCCGCCATCGACGAGGCCCCCGGCGAGAAGGTCGTGCTGGTCGGGCACTCCGCCGGCGCGGGCATCGTCTACGCGGCGGCCGACGCGCGCCCCGACCGTGTCGCCCGGCTGATCCTCATCGGCGGATTTCCGACCGCTGATGGCGACCCACTGCTGGACGGGTTCGCGACGGAGGGCGGGGAGCTTCCCCTGCCCCCCTGGAGCGAGTTCGACGAAGCCGATCTCCGCGATCTCGGCGAGGGCGGCATGACGGCGTTCCGCACGTACGCGATCCCCTCTCCCGCGGGTGTGGTCACCGGCATCCAGCGCCTCGGCGACGAACGCCGGCTCGACATCCCGGTCACCGCCGTCGCGACCGAGTACACGGTCGCCGACCTGCACGGCTGGATCGACGCGGGGGCACCGCCGGTGCAGGAGTTCGCGCGCCTGCGCGACGTCACGTACGTCGACCTGCCGACGGGGCACTGGCCGCAGCTGACGCGTCCGCAGCAGCTGGCCCGCATCATCCTCGCGCAGCCGCCGCTGGGCGACGGCACGATCGCCCCGGAGGTCGAGACGATCAGCCCCGTCGCCTTCCATGCTTCGGAGGGCGTGGAGGACTGGCGGGTCCTTTACTGGGGCGCGCACGCCTTCTTCCGCGCCGACTCGCTCTCCCAGGGCGCGCGTCTGGTGGCGGAGGTCGCCGCCATCGCGGAGGGCCTGGACCACTACCCCGACATCGACCTCCGACCCGAAGGCGTCTTCGTCAAGACCTTCAGCCGTCGCGACGGCGCACTGAGCCGGACGGATGCCGAGCTCGCAGCATCCGTCTCACGCGCCGCCCGCGAGCTCGGTCTGGAAGCCGACCCGTCCGTGCTCACCGTCGTCGGCATCGCCGTGGCGCAGGGGCCGGACGCGCACGTCCGGCCGTTCTGGAGCGCCGCGCTCGGCTACGACCCGCTCGGCGCCGAGGACGCGATCGACCCCCTGCGCCGCAACCCGCACGTGTGGTTCCACCCGCTCGCGCCGCCGAAGCCGGGCCGCGGGCGCACGCACATCGACATCTCGGTGCCGCGTGACCAGGTCGAGGCGCGGGTGGCGGCGGCGCTGGCCGCGGGTGGGCGGATGGCCGACGATTCGCACGCGCCGCAGTGGTGGACTCTGACATCACCCGACAACCACGGCGTCGACATCGCCGCCTGGACCGACGACTCGGATTTCGCGGGCTGA
- a CDS encoding heavy metal translocating P-type ATPase, which yields MTDPHHDHEHAAHDPAGHDHAAHDHAGRDHTAHHAVSATATTDGAAHSQHGAHADHGAHADHGAHADHGAHADHGAPVDHGAHTDHGAHAASAGNGAHTGHGGHAGHGADHVARFRRLFWINLALAVPVVAFSGMFAMVLGYTLPDGPWVRWISPLVGTVMYFWGGWPFLSGAASELRARKPGMMLLIGLAITVAFFASWGASLGLLHHELEFWWELALLIVIMLLGHWIEMRSLAQTTSALDSLAALLPDEAERVEGDRIVTVAPSELRLGDVVVVRPGGSVPADGRIVDGAADMDESMVTGESRTVARGAGDQVTAGTVATDSGLRVEVTATGDDTTLAGIQRLVAEAQNSSSRAQRLADRAAGWLFWFALIAAALTAIIWTAFGLPDEAVVRTITVLVIACPHALGLAIPLVVSIATERAARGGVLVKDRLALESMRTIGAVLFDKTGTLTKGEPTVVDVAAATDLDADGVLALAAAAEADSEHPLAKAIVRAAQERGLPLAPASGFQSSPAVGVTATVDGHVVRVGGPRLLAEIGATDIAAAGIWRDGGSIVLHVVRDGAVVGGLALADEIRPESREAVDALHKLGVAVVMITGDAEPVAQSVAQALGIRRVFAGVRPEDKERKVAELQGEGLKVAMVGDGVNDAPALARADVGIAIGAGTDVAIGSAGVILASSDPRSVLSVIELSRASYRKMTQNLWWAAGYNLISVPLAAGVLAPIGFVLPMSVGAILMSLSTVVVALNAQLLRRLDLSPERSARAVLDR from the coding sequence GTGACCGATCCGCATCACGACCACGAGCACGCGGCGCACGACCCTGCTGGCCATGACCACGCGGCGCATGACCACGCTGGGCGCGATCACACGGCGCACCACGCGGTCAGCGCCACGGCGACGACGGACGGCGCCGCCCACTCACAGCATGGCGCCCACGCCGATCACGGCGCCCACGCCGATCACGGCGCCCACGCCGATCACGGCGCCCACGCAGATCACGGTGCCCCGGTCGATCACGGTGCCCACACGGATCACGGCGCCCACGCCGCCTCTGCCGGGAACGGCGCGCACACGGGCCACGGGGGTCACGCCGGCCACGGCGCGGACCACGTCGCCCGCTTCCGGCGGCTGTTCTGGATCAACCTCGCCCTCGCCGTACCGGTCGTCGCGTTCTCGGGCATGTTCGCGATGGTGCTCGGCTACACGCTGCCCGACGGGCCGTGGGTCCGCTGGATCTCGCCGCTCGTCGGCACCGTCATGTACTTCTGGGGCGGCTGGCCGTTCCTGTCGGGCGCCGCGTCCGAGCTTCGCGCGCGCAAGCCCGGCATGATGCTGCTCATCGGGCTCGCGATCACGGTCGCGTTCTTCGCCTCGTGGGGAGCGAGCCTCGGGCTGCTGCACCACGAACTCGAGTTCTGGTGGGAGCTGGCCCTCCTCATCGTGATCATGCTGCTCGGCCACTGGATCGAGATGCGCTCGCTTGCCCAGACGACGTCGGCGCTCGACTCGCTCGCGGCGCTCCTTCCCGACGAGGCCGAGCGGGTGGAAGGCGACCGCATCGTCACGGTGGCGCCGTCCGAGCTGCGTCTCGGCGACGTAGTGGTGGTGCGACCCGGGGGCAGCGTTCCCGCGGACGGGCGCATCGTCGACGGCGCTGCCGACATGGACGAGTCGATGGTCACGGGCGAGTCCCGCACTGTCGCTCGCGGGGCCGGCGACCAGGTGACCGCCGGCACCGTCGCGACCGACTCGGGCCTGCGGGTGGAGGTCACCGCCACCGGCGACGACACCACTCTCGCCGGCATCCAGCGGCTCGTCGCAGAGGCGCAGAACTCGAGCTCGCGCGCGCAGCGCCTGGCCGACCGCGCCGCGGGCTGGCTGTTCTGGTTCGCGCTGATCGCCGCCGCGCTGACCGCGATCATCTGGACCGCGTTCGGACTGCCCGACGAGGCGGTCGTGCGCACCATCACCGTGCTCGTGATCGCGTGCCCCCACGCGCTGGGGCTTGCGATCCCCCTCGTGGTGTCGATCGCGACCGAGCGCGCGGCGCGCGGCGGTGTGCTCGTCAAAGACCGCCTCGCCCTCGAGAGCATGCGGACGATCGGCGCCGTGCTGTTCGACAAGACCGGCACCCTCACGAAGGGCGAGCCGACGGTGGTCGACGTGGCAGCGGCGACCGACCTCGATGCCGACGGCGTGCTCGCGCTCGCCGCGGCGGCCGAGGCGGACAGCGAGCACCCGCTCGCGAAGGCGATCGTGCGCGCCGCGCAGGAGCGCGGCCTCCCGCTCGCCCCCGCCTCCGGCTTCCAGTCGTCGCCGGCGGTCGGCGTGACCGCGACGGTCGACGGGCACGTCGTCCGGGTCGGCGGACCGCGCCTTCTCGCAGAGATCGGCGCCACGGATATCGCTGCCGCCGGCATCTGGCGCGACGGGGGCTCGATCGTGCTCCACGTCGTCCGCGACGGCGCGGTCGTCGGCGGGCTCGCGCTCGCCGACGAGATCCGGCCCGAATCGCGGGAGGCCGTCGATGCGCTGCACAAGCTCGGGGTCGCGGTCGTGATGATCACGGGCGATGCCGAACCCGTCGCGCAGTCGGTGGCTCAGGCGCTCGGCATCCGTCGCGTCTTCGCCGGTGTGCGCCCCGAAGACAAGGAGCGCAAGGTCGCCGAACTGCAGGGCGAGGGCCTCAAGGTCGCGATGGTGGGGGACGGCGTGAACGACGCGCCGGCGCTCGCGCGTGCCGACGTGGGCATCGCGATCGGCGCCGGAACCGACGTCGCCATCGGCTCGGCGGGTGTGATCCTCGCATCGAGCGATCCGCGATCGGTGCTGTCGGTCATCGAGCTGTCGCGTGCGAGCTACCGCAAGATGACTCAGAACCTGTGGTGGGCCGCGGGATACAACCTCATCTCGGTCCCGCTCGCCGCCGGAGTCCTCGCCCCGATCGGCTTCGTGCTGCCGATGTCGGTCGGCGCGATCCTGATGTCGCTGTCGACGGTCGTGGTGGCGCTGAACGCCCAGCTGCTGCGCCGGCTCGATCTCAGCCCCGAGCGGAGCGCCCGCGCCGTCCTCGATCGCTGA
- a CDS encoding DUF2510 domain-containing protein yields the protein MTTTPPGWYDDGHGAMRWWDGTQWTDHVAQPDPETSPAPSEAEIVASQLGFDQQAEVTVPADAAARPEGSAESDAVVHPGHPAAPGQSPAVDGYAPVEGYPQGVYPGTPAGVAPAGGGFSAATEPRSKSKLWIVWVVLGVVLLGIVIAAAVVIPLLLLSASTADSGGQSDDERTAVATVGLYDDAWQEGDCEKLIAATTEQFRIDSELNDCAAFADQAAAFSTGIEDYTVNITDVETVGDEITVTTNETFTSLVDENGEPTEPTEGAQVYEYTLVESDGEWLIDYLYSE from the coding sequence ATGACGACGACTCCTCCCGGCTGGTACGACGACGGTCACGGCGCGATGCGCTGGTGGGACGGCACTCAGTGGACGGATCACGTCGCGCAGCCCGATCCGGAGACCTCGCCGGCGCCGTCCGAGGCGGAGATCGTGGCCTCCCAGCTGGGATTCGACCAGCAGGCCGAGGTGACCGTTCCGGCCGATGCCGCCGCCCGTCCCGAGGGTTCGGCCGAGTCCGACGCCGTCGTTCACCCCGGCCATCCGGCCGCGCCGGGGCAGTCTCCGGCGGTGGACGGGTATGCGCCCGTCGAGGGGTATCCGCAGGGGGTCTATCCCGGAACGCCCGCCGGCGTCGCCCCGGCCGGGGGCGGCTTCTCCGCGGCGACCGAGCCTCGCAGCAAGTCGAAGCTGTGGATCGTGTGGGTCGTGCTCGGTGTCGTGCTGCTGGGAATCGTGATCGCGGCAGCCGTCGTGATCCCGCTGCTGCTGCTGTCGGCGTCGACCGCGGACTCGGGCGGCCAGTCCGACGACGAGCGCACAGCGGTCGCGACCGTCGGGCTCTACGACGACGCCTGGCAGGAGGGCGACTGCGAGAAGCTCATCGCTGCCACGACCGAACAATTCCGTATCGATTCGGAGCTGAACGATTGCGCCGCCTTCGCCGATCAGGCCGCGGCCTTCAGCACGGGCATCGAGGACTACACGGTGAACATCACCGACGTGGAGACTGTCGGCGACGAGATCACCGTGACGACGAACGAGACCTTCACGTCGCTCGTCGACGAGAACGGCGAGCCGACCGAGCCCACCGAGGGCGCACAGGTCTACGAGTACACGCTGGTCGAGTCCGACGGTGAGTGGCTGATCGACTACCTGTACTCGGAATGA
- a CDS encoding MaoC/PaaZ C-terminal domain-containing protein has product MSALHNLTVGDVVAERTVHLTRESLVRYAGASGDFNPIHYRDDVASAVGLPGVLAHGMLTMGLAVGTIESWVGDTGRILEYGVRFTKPVVVDPETGADVTVVAKVGAVDEESARIDLTVSFEGNTVLVKAQVRVRTV; this is encoded by the coding sequence GTGAGCGCGCTCCACAACCTGACCGTCGGCGACGTCGTCGCCGAGCGCACCGTGCATCTCACCCGCGAGTCCCTCGTGCGCTACGCCGGGGCCTCCGGGGACTTCAACCCGATCCACTACCGCGACGATGTGGCTTCCGCGGTGGGCCTGCCGGGCGTCCTCGCCCACGGCATGCTCACCATGGGCCTCGCCGTCGGCACGATCGAGTCGTGGGTCGGCGACACCGGCCGCATCCTCGAGTACGGCGTGCGCTTCACCAAGCCCGTCGTCGTCGATCCCGAAACCGGCGCCGACGTCACCGTCGTCGCGAAGGTGGGCGCGGTCGACGAGGAGTCGGCGCGCATCGACCTCACCGTGTCGTTCGAAGGCAACACCGTGCTCGTCAAGGCGCAGGTCCGCGTCCGGACCGTCTGA
- a CDS encoding GNAT family N-acetyltransferase gives MTFSLRVPEPRDAAEIAALHVATWRETYTHLLPAGFFDDEFVQGRRSMWTRILDNPRDEWRVWIAESDGRIIGFATSGPGLEFEGAAPPRERQLYMLYVAAADHGGGAGQALLDAVLEEGPAVLWVAKENPRAIAFYRRNGFDFDGAEQTDPMVPSIVDVRMVR, from the coding sequence ATGACGTTCAGCCTGCGCGTGCCCGAGCCGCGCGATGCGGCCGAGATCGCCGCGCTGCACGTGGCGACGTGGCGGGAGACGTACACGCACCTCCTGCCCGCCGGATTCTTCGACGACGAGTTCGTGCAGGGGCGACGGAGCATGTGGACCCGCATCCTCGACAACCCCCGCGACGAATGGCGCGTCTGGATCGCAGAGAGCGACGGCCGCATCATCGGCTTCGCGACCTCCGGTCCGGGCCTCGAGTTCGAGGGCGCGGCGCCGCCCCGCGAGCGCCAGCTCTACATGCTCTACGTCGCCGCCGCCGATCACGGTGGAGGAGCCGGGCAGGCACTCCTCGACGCGGTGCTGGAGGAGGGGCCGGCCGTGCTGTGGGTGGCGAAGGAGAACCCGCGCGCCATCGCCTTCTACCGGCGCAACGGGTTCGATTTCGACGGCGCCGAGCAGACCGACCCGATGGTGCCGTCGATCGTCGATGTCCGCATGGTGAGGTGA
- a CDS encoding UDP-N-acetylmuramate dehydrogenase: MPEATPIPLARLTTLRTGGTPDRMIDAPTTAELVDALREVWATGDEWLVLGGGSNLFVGDEPFEGTVVRVLTTGIERMPSPVPARVRLKVQAGHDWDDLVAFAVAEGLGGIEAMSGIPGTVGAAPVQNIGAYGQEIVQTLSEVELLDESTGEVSTVPAAELGLGFRTSVLKHHYGSAPARRAVILTVTLDLPDIGQGARRIAGDQLRTALRLGPDDEVTLAWVRDRILETRRSKGMVLDADDPDTYSAGSFFQNAVVSASFARTLPEACPRWPVHPDLDPVLVIPLANFDGYVPAPTTVESDVKVSAGWLIEHAGVRKGFKLPRSRAGLSTKHALALTNRGHATAAELAELARFIQGRVQSEFGLILQPEPVLVNVEL; the protein is encoded by the coding sequence ATGCCCGAAGCAACCCCGATCCCGCTCGCGCGGCTCACGACGCTGCGCACCGGCGGCACGCCAGACCGCATGATCGACGCCCCCACGACCGCCGAGCTTGTCGACGCCCTGCGGGAGGTGTGGGCCACCGGCGACGAGTGGCTCGTGCTGGGCGGCGGATCGAACCTGTTCGTCGGCGACGAGCCGTTCGAGGGCACCGTCGTGCGCGTGCTCACGACCGGCATCGAACGGATGCCGTCGCCCGTCCCCGCACGCGTGCGGCTCAAGGTTCAGGCGGGCCACGACTGGGACGACCTCGTCGCGTTCGCCGTCGCCGAAGGACTGGGCGGCATCGAGGCGATGTCGGGGATCCCCGGAACCGTCGGCGCCGCCCCGGTGCAGAACATCGGCGCGTACGGCCAGGAGATCGTGCAGACCCTGAGCGAAGTCGAGCTGCTCGACGAATCGACCGGCGAGGTCTCCACCGTTCCGGCCGCCGAGCTGGGGCTGGGCTTCCGCACGTCGGTGCTCAAGCACCACTACGGATCGGCGCCCGCCCGGCGGGCGGTGATCCTCACGGTCACGCTCGACCTGCCCGACATCGGTCAGGGCGCGCGCCGTATCGCCGGCGACCAGCTCCGAACCGCACTGCGCCTCGGCCCCGACGACGAGGTGACGCTCGCGTGGGTGCGCGACCGCATCCTCGAGACCCGCCGCAGCAAGGGGATGGTGCTCGACGCCGACGACCCCGACACGTACAGCGCCGGGTCGTTCTTCCAGAACGCCGTGGTCTCGGCATCCTTCGCCCGCACGCTCCCCGAGGCGTGCCCGCGCTGGCCCGTGCACCCCGACCTCGACCCCGTGCTCGTCATCCCGCTGGCGAACTTCGACGGCTACGTGCCCGCGCCCACGACCGTGGAGTCCGACGTGAAAGTGAGCGCCGGCTGGCTCATCGAGCACGCCGGCGTGCGCAAGGGTTTCAAGCTGCCGCGCTCGCGCGCCGGCCTGTCGACCAAGCACGCCCTGGCGCTCACGAACCGGGGCCACGCGACCGCCGCCGAGCTCGCCGAGCTCGCGCGCTTCATCCAGGGCCGCGTGCAGTCCGAGTTCGGCCTGATCCTGCAGCCCGAGCCCGTCCTGGTGAACGTCGAGCTCTAA
- a CDS encoding sulfite exporter TauE/SafE family protein, producing MTPHDTARPAHDARFILTCVGIGLLAGLLSGLFGVGGGTVIVPFLVLFLRFDQRLAAGTSLAAIVPTATVGVISYAVHGSVAWIPALLLAAGAVFGAQIGTWLLPRLSLTVLRWAFVGFLAAVIVSLFIVIPSRDAELSLTWLSGVLLVVLGVITGILSGLIGVGGGIIVVPALMVLFGTSDLVAKGTSLLMMIPTAVSGTVGNIRRRNVDLVAAAIIGVAACTTTALGAWAATLIDPFVGNMLFAAYLVIIAVQMGLRAWRGRPRPATGPTGPAEPAR from the coding sequence ATGACGCCGCACGACACCGCACGCCCCGCCCACGACGCTCGCTTCATCCTCACCTGCGTCGGGATCGGTCTGCTCGCCGGCCTGTTGTCGGGCCTGTTCGGCGTGGGCGGCGGCACGGTCATCGTGCCCTTCCTCGTGCTGTTCCTCCGCTTCGACCAGCGCCTCGCGGCCGGTACGTCGCTCGCGGCGATCGTGCCCACCGCGACGGTCGGCGTCATCTCGTACGCCGTGCACGGCTCGGTGGCGTGGATCCCCGCGCTGCTGCTGGCCGCCGGCGCGGTGTTCGGCGCCCAGATCGGCACGTGGCTGCTGCCGCGCCTCTCGCTGACAGTGCTGCGGTGGGCGTTCGTCGGCTTCCTCGCCGCCGTCATCGTGAGCCTGTTCATCGTCATCCCGTCGCGCGACGCCGAGCTCTCGCTCACATGGCTGAGCGGCGTCCTGCTCGTCGTGCTGGGCGTGATCACCGGCATCCTGTCCGGGCTCATCGGCGTCGGCGGCGGCATCATCGTGGTCCCCGCGCTCATGGTGCTGTTCGGCACGAGCGACCTCGTGGCCAAGGGAACGTCACTGCTCATGATGATCCCGACGGCGGTCTCGGGCACGGTCGGCAACATCCGCCGGCGCAACGTGGACCTCGTCGCCGCGGCGATCATCGGCGTCGCGGCGTGCACGACGACCGCGCTCGGCGCGTGGGCGGCGACCCTCATCGATCCCTTCGTGGGCAACATGCTGTTCGCGGCGTACCTGGTGATCATCGCGGTGCAGATGGGCCTGCGGGCCTGGCGCGGCCGCCCTCGCCCGGCGACCGGCCCGACCGGGCCGGCGGAGCCCGCTCGGTAG
- a CDS encoding MaoC family dehydratase N-terminal domain-containing protein — MPVNPELVGRDFPPTTPYLVGREKVREFARAVFADDPQHTDPAAAQALGYADVVAPPTFAIVVTDATLQQLLGEPDSGIVLKNVLHAEQRFRYSRPIVAGDELTAKLSVTGVRRMGAAAMVTSESEITDAAGDHVVTTTSVLLVGEDDQ; from the coding sequence GTGCCAGTGAACCCCGAGCTCGTCGGCCGCGACTTCCCGCCGACGACCCCCTACCTCGTGGGTCGCGAGAAGGTGCGCGAGTTCGCGCGCGCCGTCTTCGCCGATGACCCGCAGCACACCGACCCCGCCGCCGCCCAGGCGCTCGGCTATGCCGACGTCGTCGCGCCGCCGACCTTCGCGATCGTCGTGACCGACGCCACGCTCCAGCAGCTGCTGGGCGAGCCCGACTCGGGCATCGTCCTCAAGAACGTGCTGCACGCCGAGCAGAGGTTCCGCTACTCGCGGCCGATCGTGGCGGGCGACGAGCTGACCGCGAAGCTCTCCGTCACCGGTGTCCGGCGCATGGGCGCGGCCGCGATGGTGACGAGCGAGTCCGAGATCACGGATGCCGCGGGCGACCACGTCGTCACCACGACGTCCGTCCTGCTCGTGGGGGAGGACGACCAGTGA